From Salvelinus sp. IW2-2015 linkage group LG2, ASM291031v2, whole genome shotgun sequence, one genomic window encodes:
- the LOC111974330 gene encoding beta-crystallin A2, whose amino-acid sequence MNTQQMEQMGQFKITVWEEENFQGKRCEFLLECQNIMERGFQKIRSIKVENGPWVGFEYPEFQGQQFILEKGDYPRYEAWSGNSSYRTEHMLSFRPIKCANHSDSKVTLYECEDFQGRKFEMCDDYPSLQAMGWCSKEVPSIKVNSGAWVAYQFPGYRGYQYILERDRHQGEYRHYNEYSTQAHTNQVQSIRRIQH is encoded by the exons ATGAACACTCAGCAGATGGAGCAGATGGGCCAGTTCAAGATCACTGTCTGGGAGGAGGAGAACTTCCAGGGCAAGCGTTGCGAGTTCCTGCTGGAGTGTCAGAACATCATGGAGAGGGGATTCCAAAAGATCCGCTCCATCAAGGTCGAGAATGGACC CTGGGTGGGTTTTGAGTACCCTGAGTTCCAGGGACAGCAGTTCATCCTTGAGAAGGGAGACTACCCCCGTTACGAGGCTTGGAGCGGAAACAGCAGTTACAGAACCGAGCATATGCTTTCCTTCAGACCTATTAAGTGTGCT AACCACAGTGACAGCAAGGTGACTCTGTACGAGTGTGAAGACTTCCAGGGGCGCAAGTTCGAGATGTGCGATGACTACCCCTCTCTACAGGCTATGGGCTGGTGCAGCAAGGAGGTTCCCTCAATTAAAGTCAACTCCGGAGC CTGGGTGGCCTATCAGTTCCCCGGTTACCGTGGCTACCAGTAcatcctggagagagacagacaccaggGAGAGTACAGACACTACAATGAGTACAGCACCCAGGCTCACACCAACCAGGTCCAGTCTATCCGCAGAATCCAGCACTAA